TGAATTTGTACAATTGGCAACGCTGTGATGGATCCACCTTTTGCAAGTTTTCCTGCACGTTCAAGTAAACGGGAGTGAAGATAAAAAACGTCTCCTGGATATGCTTCTCGTCCTGGTGGTCTTCTTAAGAGTAATGACATTTCGCGAAACGCTATAGCGTGGTTGCTCAGGTCATCGTACACAATGAGCACATCTTTGCCTTGATCGCGGAAATATTCAGCAATGGTACATCCAACATAGGGAGCAAGATATTGGCTCAGCACTGCATCACCAGAATCGGCACTCACAATAACTGAATATTCAAGTGCTCCATTTTGTTCCAATAATGAAACAAGACGAGCTAAATTTGCTTGACGTTGTCCAATGGAGACATAAATACACAGAACATTTTTACCTTTTTGGTGTAAAAGTGTATCGATGACGATTGATGATTTACCGGTGTTTCTGTTGCCAACAACCAATTCCCGTTGTCCTTTTCCAATCGGAACTAATACATCAATCGCTAAAATACCCGTTTCGAGTGATTCATTTACAGGGGATCGTTCCATAATTCCAGGAATGTTGGTTTCTATAGGACGAAATTCTGTGATATTCAGTTCTCCAGCTCCGTCACGAGGTGTTCCTTCAGCACTGATAATACGACCAAGTAGCCCCATGCCAACAGGAGTTTTAAACACAGAGTGTGATCGTTTTGCCGTTTCAAGTTCTGCAACAGGAATTGACCTATCAATTAAAAAGATAGCAACAGAGTTTTCGTTTAATTGAAACACAACTCCGCTATTTCCGCCTTCAAAATTAATGACTTCCCCGAGCATAGCGTTTGATAAACCATATACCATACAAATGTTATCACCAACACGAATAACGGTACCAATTTCTTCGAGTTGTTCTTCTGGTAAATCACGCAATGATCGTTCAAAAAGTGATATAAGATCAGTATTTTTCATATTTTTTGCCTTTTATCATTTCAATGTTTGCAAGGCTTTAATTTGCTTGCGTATTGAGTATTCCCATAGATAATCACTACTTTGTAAACGAAGGCCTGCAATGAGTGATGTATCTACAGATGGTATGCCTATAATGTTTTTAGTAAGTAAACGCCCAAGAAATTGTTTAATAGATTCAACGTGTTTTTCATCAAGATTTTGAGCGCATTGAATAGAGAACTCAATGCTGTTTATGTGTTCTTTATATAATTGTGTAATCCATAATAGTACATCGGGAATATAATAAGAACGGCCGTGTTCAACAACAAGCAGAATAATTGCTGCAAAAGCATGGGGAAGTGAAAAATAATCAATAAGATCTGCAACCATTGATTTTCTTCTTTCTTGATCAAATTGTGGTAGTTGTAAAAAAAACAGTGTGCGCTTATGTGTTTGTAAAAACTTTTGTGCTATTTCTATTTTCTTTACATCGCTAAAAGCAAAAGATTTAGGAAAAACATCCATAAAAGCTTGCGCATATTTTTTTGCAACAATTTTATCAATAGGTGTGCTGTTCACGATATTCTCTCATCCATAAAGTGTAAGATTGAATTAAGATAATCGGTACTCTTTTTCTCATCTTTAAAGTGTTGAGAAAGAGATTGTTGCAAGTCTGTTATAACGGCGTCTGAAACTATGGTTTGTATGCGCTGGTTTTCTTGGTGTAGAGCAATTGTTGCGTTACGTTTTTTGTGTGCAGCGAGAGCGGTGTCATATTCCTTCTTGGCAAGATCTTGCTCAAGAGTAACAACTTTTTTCCATTCATCAATATTTGATCTAAAGTTTTGGCAGAGTACTGATTCTTCTTTTAAAAGGGCGTCGAGATCGAGTTGCTGTTTTTCGAGAGATGCTTGTTGTGTAAACAGGCATTCTTGCGCAGCTTTCCTTTTTGCTATAAGAATAAGAAGATCAGATTTGATGTATTTTTTAAAAAGAAAAAAAGAAAGGCCTATCAGAGTGAAAAAATTAATCAGCTTAAAAGCAATTGCAACAGTGTCTTGATTAATGAACATGCTTTATTTTTTCCTCCAAAACGTTGCGAACGTTGGTAATGATAGTGGTTATAGCATCGTCAGATAACGCGCTGCTATTTTCAGTATCATTTTCTGCTGCATCTGAAAAGGAAGGGATTTGTTGAGAGAGGTATGGTTTATGTAAGTGAAAATATTCTTGACAGATGTACCAGTGTCTTTGCCGTTCTTTTTCTTGAATTTCAAGACTTTTTTTCTGCTGATCGATAATATCAAGCATGGCATTTTCTTGAGCTTTTTCATGCTCAATGATTGCAACAACTGGCTTAAAAAGAAATAGTCGCAACATCCAATATACGACAAAAAAGTTGAATGCTTGGACAAGAATTGTTGCATTTATATTCATGGAGATTATCCAATGCGACTTCCAAAGATCACTAATGCGCCAGAAATCAGAAGGCAGTATATTGAAGAGGATTCTACAACGACTAAGGCGAGAACCATTGTTGTGCGAATTTTATCTGCACTTTCTGGATATTTGCCAATATTTTCACAGGCTTTCATGCCAATGATCCCTTGACCAATTGCTGGGCCAAGACTTCCAAAGCCCATTGTTATTGCCGCACCAAGAAATGCCGCCGCTTTTGCATAAAAGATTCCGTCCATGGTGACCCTTTATTCATAATGTTTTTTGTATTATCTTCTTTTTCTATTGTAACTCACTTTTTTGTTTTTTCACAAGCACAATGTTGACAAAAAAGCACATTTAAAACCCAATACTCACTTTGTTCCGTATTGGGTGCCCATTGGAAGGAACTGGAAATGGGTTTAAGGCGTAGTTTACAGAGCTGGGGTTGCGATAGTATCATTTTTCAGAGAATTTTGTAATAATTGTTACTATAACCATCGATATAATGGCATGATTTATCTGTTGTTTTTAAAAAATCTGAAATTTAATCAAAGAAATGTAAAAAATTATGATGTTTTATCTATTACAAATACTATGTTCTATTTTTGTGTTGTGTAGCGTTCATTCCGTTATCCTACCAAATCAAAATACACAAGTAATTTCAGCTGATGATCAGCTATCGGTTGATACCAGAGATTTTGATTTTGAAAGTGTTTCTTTTGATGAAGAAGATGATTATCAATTTATGAATGAATATCTTGATACTACCGGTATGGATCATATATCCCGAGCGATAAATCCGGTAGATATTATGGTGATTCTTAATCTCTTGGGGGTGCCTGCAATTTTGCAGGAACCTCTTTTTTTACATACTAACATTCTTAATAAAAGAAGTTTGCTCGATCAGCCAATATTCGAACCAGATCGTGCAGAGTTTCCTGGTAAATGGGTTATTGGCACGAGTGCGTTTGCACGTAAAACAACGCGATCCAATTTCACCAGAGGTAGCGATAAATTAGAATCATGGCTTGCACTTACTCAAAATTCATTGATTAGCAAGCTTGAAGACACCATTCAAAGAGCAAATGAATTATCTCCCGGTATTGATATAGATATTGATAAAATCTTTTCTCTTTTTAGAAACATGACGGTGGAGGAGCGACAAGTAGGATTTATGCTTCACTGTATGAAGCGCTGGAGAAATGTCACATTACGCATTATGATGCCTCTTTATTATCTTGAAAGTAATTTTTCTTTGACAAAGAAGGAGCAGGATGCTGTAGCCAGAGAGTTAGGGGTTCTTGAACCGGAAGAAGAAAAAAGATTTAGAAAAGCGCATTTTGTTAGTGATAAAATAGGACTTGGCGATACGCGGATTGAGGTCGATGGTACCGTATTAAAACGACCTTCATTTACTTTGCGATGTGGAGGGCTTGCAACAATTCCAACTGCATTTACATGGGGTGGAGGATTTTTGGGTTCATTATTTGCTAAGCCATCAACATTACCAACATTTGAGTTGGAACCCATTTTCAATGCCATAGAAAATCCTGGCATAGAATCTGAGCAAGAAGCGATTAGGATTTTAAAGGATTTTCTTTTGGACGCTTTTGATAGAGTTGCAGCTGATTTGATTGATGTGCCTCTGGGTAACAATGGACATCTTGGGCTTGGTGTATACATGAGAGGTAAAACGCCGCTGAGTGCGTATATGAATACATCTTTTGCCGAAAAAATAAAGCTTGCTAACCGAATTTCTTTAGAATTATTTATTCCTGCACGAGAGAAGCGATTTTACATAAATAAAATTGATGAAGCTGGTTTTGGAAACCATAATTTTGAGGATCTTGATTTAGCAGCAGAAAATGTACAATTTCTCAAAGAACAAGCCATTTCTCGATTGTTTTTACGTGCATTTGACACACGTATTATTCCTGGTGTTATTTTCCGTTGGTCGAGTGGAATGTACTACAAAGGTGAGATTTTTGGATTTAACTTGGGAACAGATTTTTGGTTGCAGAATAAAGCTCGCATTTCAACAATAAGCGCTTCGCACAAAACAATTGCCGAGCTTGATATTCCTAAAGTAAAACAACCTGTTGCACAACAAAGTAAAATTTTTGGAGCATTTATATTTAAGCATAAAACAGATAGAAATACATGGTTTTTTTCACTCAATGCTGATGCATCACTTAACACTAAAGGTCTTGGTCAAGATTATTCGATTGCTCTTAATTTTGAATCAAGCTTTTAATGTGAGTGTGTAGTATGGTAAGAAAATAAGGAGTAGTAAATTGTTAGGTCTACTGTTGTAAGGGAGAGTCAATTGAAGAGAATACTATTTTTATTATCATTACTTACTAATACTTTTATGGCGCATGCAGAAGGAAGTGTTGTTTTGGAGTCATCAGTTATTAAAGTTGCCGATGGCACTTTCATCAATGCTGATAAAATAGAATTTATCAGAAAGTTTCGTCGTAAGCTTCTTGATTTTATCCTGGGAGAACTTTTGCCTAATAACCAGCGCAAAGGAAGATATAATCTATTTGGTAAGTTTCATAGTGTAGAATCTCTTGCTCGTATTGAATTGGAAGTAAGTAATTCACTGAGTAAAAAAGATATTGAAACACAGGCCGCTCTCCGCGAGCTCTTAACTCATGCTAAAGCTGACTTTATTGTTCAGTCTAATGAATTTATAGAAAGTGGACGTGGAGCAAAAAATATTATGATTGTCTTAATTCAAGAAGATTGCCACAAACGTAATCGTCCGGATAGTTTGTTGTTGGAATGGGCTAAGACCAAGGAAGGTCAAGAATCGACAATGTTTGAGCGCCAGATTAAAAGTTTTTCAGATTATTATCATTTTTTAACTGATGTTGTGAATTTTCTGTTGGATCTTATCCATAGTTGCCCCAGAGCAGAAGGACAATTTAAAGATCGTGTTGCAAAGTGGAGTGCAGTAAAAGCACTGTTGCCCACTATCCTCAAAAAGGCGCATGTCAGAGGTGAGCATATTAGTGAAATTGAATTTCTTAAATATCTCAAAGAGCGGTATCTTGATTCTCTTATGCTGAATGAAATTACGCCGCACGTTATAGTACCATTATTAACAGAATATATAAAACATACACATACTCATGCTTGAAACTGAAATTATACAAGGTATTGTTGATCGCGTTATTTATCAAAATCAGGAAAATGGATTTGCCGTTTTTGTGGTGCAGGTTAATGCTCATAATGGTGTTACGGTGAAAGGATATGTTCCTACTATCACTGCAGGTGAACAGGTATTGGTGCGTGGTATTTGGAATATGCATCAAAAATTTGGAAAACAGTTTGATGCGCAGTCATGCGAAAAACAGGCACCCACTTCTATTTTAGGCCTTAAAAAATATTTAAGTTCAGGGCTTATCAAAGGTATTGGACCAGTTTATGGAGATAAACTGGTCGCTGCTTTTGGTGAAAAAGTTCTTGAAGTTATTGATAAAACACCAGAACGTCTTATGTCTGTTCCTGGTATTGGTGCAAAGCGTGTTGAAAAAATTATTGCTGCGTGGAAAGATCAAAAAGAGATTTCCAATATCATGGTATTCTTGCAAAACAAAGGTATCTCCACTACCTATGCAGTAAAAATTTATAAACAGTACAAAGAACAATCGATTGCCATTATTGAGGAAAATCCATATCGTCTTGCACAAGATATTTGGGGTATTGGTTTTAAAACTGCAGATCAAATAGCACAAAACAGTGGCATTGCTCCCGATTGCAAACGACGTATCACGGCAGCAATGTTACATCTCATTCGAACAACAGCATCCGATGGTAACTTGTACATTCAACTTGAAGATCTCAAAAAAGAAACAGCGGAATTACTTGAATTAGAATTTGATGCTATACAACACACAATCAAATGCGCACTGCACGATCTGTACAATGCAGACAAAATAAAATTGCTGACTCATGAGGATATTCACTATATTACGTTGCCGTCATTTTATTTCGCAGAAAAGGGCATTGCATACAAGCTGAATACATTAATGACATATCCTGCGCATCATACGTTTGATATTCCGCAGATAGCACAATTTTTGCAAAAAGATGCATCTAATTCTGTTGCGCTTAACCAGCAGCAGCAATTAGGTATTTTGGCCTGTTTGCAACACAAAGTTACTATTATTACCGGTGGCCCTGGAACTGGTAAAACAACGCTGATTAAAAAATTATTAACATTGCTTGATACGCAACGTGTTAAGTATTGTCTAGCCGCACCTACCGGAAGAGCTGCAAAGCGCATTACCGAAGGAACAGGAAGACCTGCGAGCACGCTGCACCGTTTGCTTGATTTTGATGTAAGCACCATGAGTTTTAGGCACAATGAAAACAATGCATTGCCCGTTGATTTTTTGATTGTTGATGAAGCATCAATGATTGATGTGTTCCTTGCACATGCATTGATCAAAGCTTTACCATATTCTGCGCATCTTGTTTTGATTGGTGATATTGATCAATTGCCATCGGTTGGTGCAGGTAATTTTTTACACGATATGATTGTAAGCAAAAAAATTATGACCATAAGTTTGCAGCATATTTTTAGACAGGCGCAAGATAGTTTGATTGTGATAAACGCCCATAAAATTAATAATGGTGAGTTTCCCACAACAGAACATGAAAACTCGCGTAAAGATTTTATTTTTATAAAAGAAGATAATCCAGAAAATATACCACAACATCTTGAAACAATTTATGCAAAGGCATTACGGCATTATGGCATTCATAAAGATGATACAATTGTGTTAACACCGATGCACCGTGGTGTTGCAGGCACACAAAAGCTAAACCATGATTTGCAGCAGATGCTTAATGGTCACACTAGCGGTCCTATGATTACCTATTCGGGAGCACAGTTTCAGGTTGGCGATCGGGTAATGCAGTTGCGCAATAACTACGATAAGCATGTATTTAATGGTGATATTGGTGTCATCGAAACGATTAATCCAGAAGATAAAATTATCCACGTACGTTTTCTTGAAAATGTAGTTGAATATGAAGCATCAGATTTGAGCGAACTAGTACATGCCTATGCAATTTCTATTCATAAAAGCCAAGGGTCAGAATTTTCTGCGGTTGTTATTCCTCTTTTTATGCAGCATTTTATGATGTTGCAACGCAATTTAATCTATACGGCCGTTACTCGCGCAAAAAAATTATGTATAATTATTGGACAATCACGCGCAATTGCTATGGGCATCAAAAATAATAAAAGTGTTGAGCGTATTACATTTTTACAACAATTTTTAACAACAGATTTGGCATGCAGATAAAAAAAATAATTTTTTTCTTTTGTATCGTAACCATGCTATGGGTGTTACCTTTTTACGAAAAGCAACATGCGCAGCATATCATTATTATTGACCCTGCGGGTGATGCTAAGCGTACAGGAAGGCGTATTGGTGATAGTTTTGAGCGTGGATTAACACTACAGTGTGCTGAAAAAATAAAAGAGCTGATTGAAACATCAACACCACACGTTAAAGTGATTATTACGCGCATGCCGGGTGATATTGTGTATGATTTACAAAACGCCTCTCTTGCAAACCGCATTCATGCCGATCTTTTTATTAATC
Above is a genomic segment from Candidatus Babeliales bacterium containing:
- the atpA gene encoding F0F1 ATP synthase subunit alpha; protein product: MKNTDLISLFERSLRDLPEEQLEEIGTVIRVGDNICMVYGLSNAMLGEVINFEGGNSGVVFQLNENSVAIFLIDRSIPVAELETAKRSHSVFKTPVGMGLLGRIISAEGTPRDGAGELNITEFRPIETNIPGIMERSPVNESLETGILAIDVLVPIGKGQRELVVGNRNTGKSSIVIDTLLHQKGKNVLCIYVSIGQRQANLARLVSLLEQNGALEYSVIVSADSGDAVLSQYLAPYVGCTIAEYFRDQGKDVLIVYDDLSNHAIAFREMSLLLRRPPGREAYPGDVFYLHSRLLERAGKLAKGGSITALPIVQIQGDDITAYIPTNLISITDGQIFLDTKLFNQGVRPAVNAELSVSRVGGAAQTKAVKKMTRALRLELAQYQELLAFAQFGAELDEVSHRQLERGRRAIELLKQPQYVTYSFVDQALMLLLLKEGFLDSIALNQVNPFALQCVSYLKSVHPAVYKAIEDTKDISDDIHKQVHAIATEFVKLFIPINS
- the atpH gene encoding ATP synthase F1 subunit delta gives rise to the protein MNSTPIDKIVAKKYAQAFMDVFPKSFAFSDVKKIEIAQKFLQTHKRTLFFLQLPQFDQERRKSMVADLIDYFSLPHAFAAIILLVVEHGRSYYIPDVLLWITQLYKEHINSIEFSIQCAQNLDEKHVESIKQFLGRLLTKNIIGIPSVDTSLIAGLRLQSSDYLWEYSIRKQIKALQTLK
- a CDS encoding ATP synthase F0 subunit C, with amino-acid sequence MDGIFYAKAAAFLGAAITMGFGSLGPAIGQGIIGMKACENIGKYPESADKIRTTMVLALVVVESSSIYCLLISGALVIFGSRIG
- a CDS encoding ATP-dependent RecD-like DNA helicase, with amino-acid sequence MLETEIIQGIVDRVIYQNQENGFAVFVVQVNAHNGVTVKGYVPTITAGEQVLVRGIWNMHQKFGKQFDAQSCEKQAPTSILGLKKYLSSGLIKGIGPVYGDKLVAAFGEKVLEVIDKTPERLMSVPGIGAKRVEKIIAAWKDQKEISNIMVFLQNKGISTTYAVKIYKQYKEQSIAIIEENPYRLAQDIWGIGFKTADQIAQNSGIAPDCKRRITAAMLHLIRTTASDGNLYIQLEDLKKETAELLELEFDAIQHTIKCALHDLYNADKIKLLTHEDIHYITLPSFYFAEKGIAYKLNTLMTYPAHHTFDIPQIAQFLQKDASNSVALNQQQQLGILACLQHKVTIITGGPGTGKTTLIKKLLTLLDTQRVKYCLAAPTGRAAKRITEGTGRPASTLHRLLDFDVSTMSFRHNENNALPVDFLIVDEASMIDVFLAHALIKALPYSAHLVLIGDIDQLPSVGAGNFLHDMIVSKKIMTISLQHIFRQAQDSLIVINAHKINNGEFPTTEHENSRKDFIFIKEDNPENIPQHLETIYAKALRHYGIHKDDTIVLTPMHRGVAGTQKLNHDLQQMLNGHTSGPMITYSGAQFQVGDRVMQLRNNYDKHVFNGDIGVIETINPEDKIIHVRFLENVVEYEASDLSELVHAYAISIHKSQGSEFSAVVIPLFMQHFMMLQRNLIYTAVTRAKKLCIIIGQSRAIAMGIKNNKSVERITFLQQFLTTDLACR